A region of the Litchfieldia alkalitelluris genome:
CCGACAATTACCGAGCAATTTAGATATTCTAAGGAATATGATCATCATGAAGTCCCAATTGCGCCAACGCCAAAAGAGATTAGTGATATTGCCAGTGAGCAAGGAAAGGTACTTGAGACTCAAGAGCTGGGAAGAAAGATTTTATCAATATCTTCCCCAGTTATAGCACCTGATTATAATAAGGCTGCATTTTACGGGGAAATCTGGTGCTTTGATCCAGTAGATCAACAAGTTTTTTGCAGGGTATGGAACTTTCAGACACAATCTTATTCGAATGAGATTCAACAAATCCTGACTGAAGAAGATCGAGATAAATACTTAAAGATGGTTATAACTAAAGAAGAAGTGGAAAGAAAGACGTATAAAGAAAACGTAAAAAAAGTCCTTGTTCAGAATCGAAATCAAACAGATAAGAATAATATGAAAAAAGAGGTTGAAATTTTACGGGGGCATAAAATTCGCGAAGAATTTCTAAATGCCATTGACAGTACAAATAAGAAGTTAATAATCATTAGTCCTTGGATTTCAGATAAAGTTGTGGATAATGAAATGATTAACAAATTGAAAAGAATTGCCAAAAAAAATGGAGTCATCTATATTGGATGGGGTATTGCGAAGGAAAGGGATAAAGAGGATAGACTTCCTCCTCAGCATTTAATTGATACATTGAAAGGAATTAAGAACTCAAAAGGACAACCAGCTATATATATCCATTGGATAGGTAATCATCATAATAAAGAGGTAGTCGTTGATGATTATGTTCATTTCCTAGGTTCCTTCAATTGGCTATCCTATCGTGGGGACTATAGTCTTCGAAATGAGTCAGTAACCAAGGTAAGTAACAAAGAAATTGTACAAGAAGAGCTAACAAACCTAGAAAACTTATTTATAAATAGGATAAAAAGTAGGCTTTCCATTATGAGTTTAGAAGAGAAAGTATTATCCATCTATGAATTAATGTTTTTATCCACCTATAAAGAAACAGAAGTAGGATTAATGGATTCGTTACTCAAAGAAACATTTTTGGAAATGAATGATGAGAATTTGTATCAACTATGTTCTTTTATAGTGGAAGAAAATGGTGAAATTCCAACGTTACCAATTGTTCTTAGCTATTTGAATTCGAATTTAAAAGATGAGAAAAAGCTAAAAAAACTAATGAAAAGGGTAAAGAAATTACATCCGGATTTGCATGGCAATATTTCAAATTGGATAAATGAAAAAAGGTAGCACCTCATCTTGGGAAGTAGCATGATTGATCCCCCAATTGAGCCGCTTGTTGCAGTGGCTGTTGCTGCTGCGATGATGCGACTGTTGTGGCTGATGTGTTTTACACGTATGGTGTGACCTTGATAGGAAAGTTTGTGCTCGCGTGGTGGAATCTCGTATTATCCGGATGATCAAGATAGCAAAACCTTGATGAAGCATGCTGACCTGGCAATGTACAAGGCCAAAGAAAAAGGCAAAAACACCTATCATGTATTTTGAAGCAGCGGGACGGTTCTGGTGCTTCTTTTTTGAGGTGACGTAGGAAAAGCAGAAAAGAATCGGAGATTTAAAGTATATAGAACCAATGAACGTATAGTTTCCTTAATGGAATATGTCTCTTATTTTTGGCTTTCATCATCTTCTAGCAATACTAGGTTTTTTTCCAAGTTAACCCCTCCATTCGCAGCTCTAACAATTACCACATATACATTCGCATACTCTATGATTCTGTTATAGCTTCAAAAGCATCTGGTATATACTAGATGCTATTTTTTTGCCCTCATACCCCTTTTTCCACCCTTCCCTCTATAACTAGTGTGAAGGGAGGTGAAACACATGGCAGAACAAGTACTTACAGGTACGTCATTACGTTTAATTCTTGAAGCGGGTGTGGATCAGTTTGGTGAAATGAAGTACAAATCAAAGAACTACAACAACATCAAAACGAGTGCAACACCTGACGCGCTTTTTGAACTGCGAACGCTCTTTTAGGGCTTCAAAGCTTAAAGAATGCAGGGATTCGTCGATTTGACACGAACGACATTTTTTAATGGGTAAGTGATTTCAATAATCTAAGAAAGGAGGAGAGAAAATGGCTAAAACGTTAGAAATGAGCTTTAGTACTGTGGATGGGAAGACAGCGAAGGTTTCGATTGATAACCCGATTGAACCCGTTGATCCAGTAGCTGTTGCTGCTGCGATGGATGCGATTGTTGCGGCAAATGTGTTTTACACAGCTGGTGGTGATTTTGCTGGGAGAGTTGGCGCTCGAGTGATTGAGCGGAATGTGGCAGATGTGGTTTTAGGTTAATAAATTAAGAGGTCCCTTTCTATCTGAGAAAGGGGCCTCTATCTATTTGAGTTTAAATGGAAAAGGAAGCATGAGAACCGTCCCGACGCTCCCCCGAGAAGCGCGAGAACCGTCCCCCTGCTCCCCGGGTGGTGACAGTAGCACCACCCAAAGGGATATTTCAGAAAATAAATTAGGTCAATTGAACTGAATCCATTTACTTACAGGCGAGAAGTAGGTAGAATTAAAAAAGGATTTTGTGGGAATTTGTGACCAGTGAAATTTTTTCATTATTTTTACATTTTTTCATAGATAAAAAAAGGGAGCTGAGATATTTGTCTAATAATCTACAATCAAAATTAGGAGAAGGTCTTTCAAAGTTTCAAGGTGGAATTGAGCAAGGAAAGCAGAAGTTACAGCTTGTTCAGGAGATTAATCGTCTGAAGAAGGAAATCAACGAAGTTTCTGGGAAGAAGGCTAAGGTCTTACTTGAAGTAGGTCAAGCTACCTACAATAAAATTCGTCAAGGTGAAATCACTGATCCTGAGCTTGTTGAATTAACAGAGAAGTTGGTAGGCTTTGATCATAATATCTATCAATCTAGAAAAAAGGTAGCAGAATTAAATTCTACTAGTGACAACCAAGGTGGAATTACATGTCCTTCTTGTCAAACAGTTAATAGTAATGATGCAAAGTTTTGTGGTGGTTGTGGAGCGAAGGTTGAAGCAGCAGCAACGGTTTTATCGGTTGAAGGTGAGCCTTGTGTGAAATGTGAAGAGTCGATTCCGCATGATGCTAATTTCTGTCCTTGTTGCGGAACGAAGGTAGTAGGTTAAGCATCATAATAGAAAAGGAGGTAGAACAGTTTGTTTTGTAACCATTGTGGAACGAAAAACCCAGAAGGCGCCCTTTATTGTAGTAATGATGGGGTTGCATTAACACAAGTAAGTGAGAGAGTACAATTAGTTCGTGAAGAAATGAGATTTTGTAAGAATTGTAGTCATGAAAGTGGGCTAGTAGGAAATTATTGTTCATCATGTGGAACTGCATTTGAAAAAGTGACCGAAAAGGTAGAAACAGAAAAAGTGTCTTTGACGGCAACATCTACACGTCTATTTACCCCAAGTGCCCAAAGTAGTGAAGGGTTCCTAGCAACTTTAACAGATCGCAATCATCTAATTCATTCTCTTAAATATATAGGAATTGCTATTGTTACATTATTCATTATTTCATGGATTACTAGTTCATCGGCAAATAGTGTCCTGCAAGAAACGTTTAGTGGAGATCTTGGGCCTTTAGCTGAGGGACTTAAACTAATCTCTATGACAGATGTGTTTATGTTAAATCATATGGCGAGCTTGGATTACACGGTTGAGACAGGCTTTTTTGAAGCACAGTTAAAAACATCAAGTGGACTGTTTTTACTATTGTTAATACCTGCGATTATTTTTATTTTAATCGGCTATTTTATGCAACGTAAATGCATTGACAGCACGATGGTTGAACGATTAACTCGTAGTCTTTCATTTGCGATTGTTTATGGGGTCATTGTTGGTGTGATTAGTTTATTTGCAGGAGTATCAACGAAATTTGAAGACCCAACGGGGTTTGTTGGAGAAATTACAGCATCGGCTGATTATTCGTTTTTTGAAAGTATTTTTAATGCCGTTATTATTAGTTTTATTTTTACTACAGTAGGTTCATTAATTGGACTAGCAAAAGAGCAACGTTTGATAAATTACCAATATGGGTTATCGATTACACGTGCGATTGTTACTTCAGTGATTGGTCTTGCGATTTCAATCGTTGCCGGAATTGTTCTTTTACAATCAAATGAAGAAATTACGATAGATAACGGCACAGCAGATACAATCCTTGCTTCTCAGGTAGGTGGATATTTGTGGAGTATCAGTCAGTTTAACGGCTTAACGCTTAATGCAGTATCATATGACGAAGAAATCACAGCGAGCTACTCACTACTAGGTGGAGCTAAGGCGTCTGAGGATGAAGCAGAATTTAAAGAAATGTTTGGTGAGATCAGTGGAATTCTTTGGTTATTAGTGCTGATCCCAATTGGGCTACACTTCTGGGCAGGGACACAATTGCGTAAGGCAACACAAGGAAATCTGCTTTATGAGCTTGTCGCATATGCTGTGGCGTTCGGAATTGTTAATGTGCTACTAGTTTGGATTTCTAAATTAACAGTCACAACGAATTTTGATGATGCATTCACGGTTTCGTTTGGTTTTTCTACGATTAGTACATTTATCATCAGTACCATCTTTGCTTTTGTCGTATCGTATGGTGCAGTAATGGTCACAAATCGTCAAGCACCTCAAACCTATGGACAGTCTCATTCTGCTTAAAAAAATACCCTCACCACGTTACTTGGTGAGGTCATCTTTTTATGTATGGATGAGTGAAGAAAGGAGACAAAAGCATGAAATTTTGTACATCATGTGGCGCAAAAAAAGTAGATGATACTCCATTCTGTAATGAATGTGGGCATAAATTTGAAGAACAACCTGTGAAAAAGACGAGAGAAAATAAGAATCAAATTCCTTCATGGAGTGCTTTTTCGTTAAAAAAGAAGTTAATCATTGGTGGAGTGCTAGCTATATTGATTATCGGCTTTGCTCTATATAAAGTGGGGGATTCTTTAACTGATAAAACAAAGCTGATGGCATCGTTTACGGAGCATTTAGAAAACGGTGATGTGAAAGAGTTAACTGCTATGCTAGATTCAGGAGATGAGTCACTCACAATGACTGAAGACCATGTGAAAGACTTGATTGCCTTTATTAAGGAAGACCCTTATTTAGAAGAGGAAATCCTTGCACAGCTTCGCGAAAATGCAAAGGCGGGTGGCTTTTCATTAAACAGCTCAATGGAAGCTAGTGGAGAATATGATTACTTGGGGCAGCAGTTAATTACCTTTGAAAAACGTGGGAAGAAGTTTTTCATTTATGATAATTATGACTTCGTGGTACAACCGCTTTCAATATCAGGCTACACGAATTATGATGACTTAACGTTTTTCGTCGATGGAGAAGAAGTGAAATCACCTGTGATTGAAGACGGATACGTGACACTTGGTTCATTTTTACCAGGAAATTATAAGGTAAAGGCTGTTCTATCAACTGACTTTGTCGAGTTAGAAAAAGAAGTAGATGTTAGTCTCTATTATACTAGTGAATATGATTTAACCCTTGATATTGATTATGTAGATGTGTATTCAAATGTAGCTGATGCTACCGTGTTAGTAAATGGCAAGGATACAGGGTTAAAGCTTAATTCCGACAAAGAAGTAGAAGTCGGGCCAGTTCTCTTAGATGGGTCAATGAACATTCAAATTGAAAAAGACACACCAATTGGGAAGCTTAAAAGCGCTGAGGTCTCAATTGATAATGATGATTTAACGGTTAACCTAGCTCTTTCCGACGAGCAAAAAGAAGTCGTGACATCACAGATAAAAGACACGCTTCTAGCATTGTCAGAGGCATTTAACCAAAAGGATGCAAGTCCACTAAAGAATCAATCAGAGTATGTTCAATCAGAATTTGAAGAATTACTTCATTATAGTTTTGCAGGTTATTTATCTGATTTAAAAGTGAATAACAATACTTTTTACATTGAGGAAAGAGACGGAAAGTGGGTCACAACTGTAGAGGTATTTGAGCACTGGATAAGTTCATATTATGATGAGTATGAAGGAGCAATCGCAACTGAGGATCAGGCAACTTCATTTTTATATGAAATGACGTATGATGAAGGAAAGAAGAATTGGTCAATTGATTCTATTGAAAGTATGTATGGTTCTGATGACGGTGAAATGACGCAGGTTGATATTGATGCTGATGGGCTGAAAAAGAAGTTTGAGGAGTCTCCTGCTTATAAGGAGCTTACAACGGCAATGAATACTGAGGGAATTGACTCGTTTATGACCACTTATATATCAACCTCTGTAGCTGCTATTAATAATCG
Encoded here:
- a CDS encoding phospholipase D-like domain-containing protein, which gives rise to MLWLEEYPIQKTDKIAEKIQSEMPGLEILEIKEWFLPVYDSSVDVYVSQFRKLNIIEEFILRLLEKNIKEFGNEETIQEILQLDAMFISPYLNDMLAKQLIDREQGYLKLTEKGGKAHKEGLLPINTLPETVNCFYDPYFKSYYDYAIPLSTYPTITEQFRYSKEYDHHEVPIAPTPKEISDIASEQGKVLETQELGRKILSISSPVIAPDYNKAAFYGEIWCFDPVDQQVFCRVWNFQTQSYSNEIQQILTEEDRDKYLKMVITKEEVERKTYKENVKKVLVQNRNQTDKNNMKKEVEILRGHKIREEFLNAIDSTNKKLIIISPWISDKVVDNEMINKLKRIAKKNGVIYIGWGIAKERDKEDRLPPQHLIDTLKGIKNSKGQPAIYIHWIGNHHNKEVVVDDYVHFLGSFNWLSYRGDYSLRNESVTKVSNKEIVQEELTNLENLFINRIKSRLSIMSLEEKVLSIYELMFLSTYKETEVGLMDSLLKETFLEMNDENLYQLCSFIVEENGEIPTLPIVLSYLNSNLKDEKKLKKLMKRVKKLHPDLHGNISNWINEKR
- a CDS encoding DUF1659 domain-containing protein, whose translation is MAEQVLTGTSLRLILEAGVDQFGEMKYKSKNYNNIKTSATPDALFELRTLF
- a CDS encoding zinc ribbon domain-containing protein; its protein translation is MKFCTSCGAKKVDDTPFCNECGHKFEEQPVKKTRENKNQIPSWSAFSLKKKLIIGGVLAILIIGFALYKVGDSLTDKTKLMASFTEHLENGDVKELTAMLDSGDESLTMTEDHVKDLIAFIKEDPYLEEEILAQLRENAKAGGFSLNSSMEASGEYDYLGQQLITFEKRGKKFFIYDNYDFVVQPLSISGYTNYDDLTFFVDGEEVKSPVIEDGYVTLGSFLPGNYKVKAVLSTDFVELEKEVDVSLYYTSEYDLTLDIDYVDVYSNVADATVLVNGKDTGLKLNSDKEVEVGPVLLDGSMNIQIEKDTPIGKLKSAEVSIDNDDLTVNLALSDEQKEVVTSQIKDTLLALSEAFNQKDASPLKNQSEYVQSEFEELLHYSFAGYLSDLKVNNNTFYIEERDGKWVTTVEVFEHWISSYYDEYEGAIATEDQATSFLYEMTYDEGKKNWSIDSIESMYGSDDGEMTQVDIDADGLKKKFEESPAYKELTTAMNTEGIDSFMTTYISTSVAAINNRDFSMVSGYIDPSSSAYLKEVEDYIDYLDSKGITEDLLLVEVAMVDQKDDETLTVTTNEEYYIHYEDGSTKFKAYESTYEVKTGSDGFKMYKLVETNEVDSEDL
- a CDS encoding zinc ribbon domain-containing protein; translation: MFCNHCGTKNPEGALYCSNDGVALTQVSERVQLVREEMRFCKNCSHESGLVGNYCSSCGTAFEKVTEKVETEKVSLTATSTRLFTPSAQSSEGFLATLTDRNHLIHSLKYIGIAIVTLFIISWITSSSANSVLQETFSGDLGPLAEGLKLISMTDVFMLNHMASLDYTVETGFFEAQLKTSSGLFLLLLIPAIIFILIGYFMQRKCIDSTMVERLTRSLSFAIVYGVIVGVISLFAGVSTKFEDPTGFVGEITASADYSFFESIFNAVIISFIFTTVGSLIGLAKEQRLINYQYGLSITRAIVTSVIGLAISIVAGIVLLQSNEEITIDNGTADTILASQVGGYLWSISQFNGLTLNAVSYDEEITASYSLLGGAKASEDEAEFKEMFGEISGILWLLVLIPIGLHFWAGTQLRKATQGNLLYELVAYAVAFGIVNVLLVWISKLTVTTNFDDAFTVSFGFSTISTFIISTIFAFVVSYGAVMVTNRQAPQTYGQSHSA
- a CDS encoding DUF2922 domain-containing protein, with product MAKTLEMSFSTVDGKTAKVSIDNPIEPVDPVAVAAAMDAIVAANVFYTAGGDFAGRVGARVIERNVADVVLG
- a CDS encoding zinc ribbon domain-containing protein, which gives rise to MSNNLQSKLGEGLSKFQGGIEQGKQKLQLVQEINRLKKEINEVSGKKAKVLLEVGQATYNKIRQGEITDPELVELTEKLVGFDHNIYQSRKKVAELNSTSDNQGGITCPSCQTVNSNDAKFCGGCGAKVEAAATVLSVEGEPCVKCEESIPHDANFCPCCGTKVVG
- a CDS encoding diguanylate cyclase domain-containing protein, whose translation is MCSRGGISYYPDDQDSKTLMKHADLAMYKAKEKGKNTYHVF